The Fimbriimonadaceae bacterium nucleotide sequence GCATTCGATTGCGACGGCATCGACTGCACAAGTGATCGCGCAGAAGAAACGCTTTAGCGCGGCAACGTCGGAATTGATCTTCGTCGGTGGTCTTCTTCACGACCTTGGCCGGCTTTTCCTCTACACAAATTTTACGGACCAGTATCAGAACGCAGAGAAGGAAGCTCAGAAGACAGGTCTTTCACTGATCGCTCAGGAAGAGGCTTCGCTTGGGGTGACGCACACCGATATCGGTTTGGCCTTGGGATCGCTTTGGAAGTTTCCGAAGGAGCTCGTCATGTATATGTCGGAGCACGAGGGACCGTTTGATGCCAACAGTGACTCGGGGGTTATGGCAGTACACGTGAGCGACAAGCTGGCGCAGCGCGTGATGAAGGGCGGAGCAATCAATGCCGAGATCGACGGTTATGTCGACAACTGGCTCGGATTTGATGAGGCGGA carries:
- a CDS encoding HDOD domain-containing protein encodes the protein MDSQSLRAQAVKRYIMQAVQDLPPLPAMITKILEETQKEDVSASTLEKLLSSDQALAVKTLRVVNSAYYGLEGQVSSLSQAVVILGIQQLRNLVLSVSAIGMLNAKNPRQQQLQREFWLHSIATASTAQVIAQKKRFSAATSELIFVGGLLHDLGRLFLYTNFTDQYQNAEKEAQKTGLSLIAQEEASLGVTHTDIGLALGSLWKFPKELVMYMSEHEGPFDANSDSGVMAVHVSDKLAQRVMKGGAINAEIDGYVDNWLGFDEAEIQAIEETIGQRMSNFQEMYQMMAA